The nucleotide window TCCTCACTAAGGGACTCCACCATTTTAACCTGAACGGGGTTCACTCATTTCCACTGATTCCTGTTTAATAATCAAGGACTTGCAGCTGTGAATTCTTCTCGGGGGATAGATTTTGATGTGTGGTGTCTTCTTTACACTATTTTTCCAAATTGTCAGTTGCTGTGGTTTTGAATTCCTTNaatccctcccccccccccccgccacgtgCCCCATTTCGTCCTTGGCTACTGAGCCTTACTTCTCGGATAACAGCCATAATAGCAGCAAATACACGTTGCCAAGCGCATGCGAGATAATGTTCTAAGCCTTTCACAAATGCCAGCTCACTTAGTTCTCACAAAATCCCTTTGGGGTAAGTACTGTTTTATCCCTATTTcataggtggggaaactgaggcgcagagtGTAAGCTCCGTGGCAGGTGAGCAGAGTGTTTGCACACGGGCCGTCCGGCTTCCGAGGCCACGGTCTGAGAGCAGCGTAGCTTACACGGCTCCGTGCGGTAGGGGGGACCACCAGCATGCCGCCAGCGACTGAGAAAGCCCGAGAAGCTGCCAAGGATGGGGGTGATCACCTGCTGTAGGACACTGGGTTCTCGTAGCCTCAGAGCAGCTCCCAGGGACCAGCTGCCTGTCACATTATGGCCCAGTGTTGTCTCCAATTCCACCGGGGCCCAGCCACGTGCCCTCCCCCCCGGGGCCGGGAGGACTTGTTTTAGGGGAAGTGGAACAGACCCTTTGGTCCTACAATCTGGCTAAGAGTAAACCACAAACCTCAAATCGGCACATGTCACCGTTAGGCGTGAGTTGCTGTGTATTCGATCTGTCACAGGCTAGAAGAGCTTAGCTGAAGTCTTCACAGCCGTGGGAGTTTTGGtccatttcttcttgagtttCTAGCAGGATTTGCACACCTTGCTGCTTGTTTTTGGTCCCTGAGAGTTCACAGATGGGGCTTTCTCACCGTAGATGTGTGTGCCTGTTATGTTCTGACTTCAGACTGTCCCTCTGTACCATGTGGCGGGGGCAGAAATCGACTCATCCTAGACTCCTTTGACCAACTAAACTCTCACCCTGAGCACGGACGGTGTCTCCTCTGGAGACCGTGGTCTCCGTCAGATGGAATGCAGGGTCCGCCTGAGGCCCTTATCCTGCCACCCCTCCTCAAGGTGGTGTCCAGGTGGCGtggaggggctggtggggagcaAGGGCCCTAGGATTCCTGCTCCCCTCGTTCTGAGTGGCTGGGGCGGTCACCTGGCCAGTGAACTTGAAGGCATCTTCAGGAGGCCTGGATTACCCTGAAATCTGTGGCCCTGGTTTGGAGCCTTTGTTCCTTGAGGCCTGCTTGTCCTCCTCACCCAGCAGCCTGGGAGCCTAGACACAGGACCTTTGGGTCCCCTTGCCTGCGGGAAGCAAAGATCTGCAGCACACCACGCGGGAGCCCCACGGGGCCAGGAGCGCCGCGGGGGGCCCAGCTCTCTGGCCGCATCCCTCCATCCCTGCCGAACCATCCTGTGCGGTCTCCCTCCCTGGGCTTCCAAACGGGGGAAAGCCCTCGGCTGTTGGCTTTTCCATCAGCTCATTGGAGGTGCCTCTCCCCGGACTTGGGCCAGAAGATGGAAGTCAGGGCTCCCGCCGTGCAAGGAAAGGGTGCAGGCGTGTCCgcgcgcgtgtgtgcgcgtgGGGCCTGAAGTGCTCGTGCGTCCGGGCTAGGTCTCTGCGGGGGCAGAAGCAGGAGCCATGGGGGGGGACCTCCAGCACCCGCCGGGTCACCTTCGAGGCGGACGAGAATGAGAACATCACCGTGGTGAAGGGCATCCGGCTTTCGGAAAATGTGATTGATCGTATGAAGGAAACTTCCCCATCTGGTTCGAGGTCTCAGCGGCATTCTGTTTCTGATGAAGAATTGAAGAGAAGAGTGGCTGAGGAGCTGGCACTGGAGCAAGCGAGGAAAGAATCTGAAAATCGGAAACGACTAAAGCAAGGCAAAGAACTGGACCGAGAGAGGGCTTTTGCTAATGAGCAGTTAACCAGAGCTATTCTTCGAGAGAGGATATCGAGTGAAGAAGAACGAGCCAAGGCAAAGCACCTGGCTAAGCAGCTGGAAGAGAAAGATAGAGTGATAAAGAAGCAGGATGCATTCTACAAAGAGCAGCTGGCTAGACTGGAGGAGAGGAGCTCAGAATTCTACAAAGTCACCACTGAACAATATCAGAAAGCTGCCGAAGAGGTGGAATCAAAGTTCAAGAGGCATGAGTTTCATCCTGTCTGTGCTGATCTGCAGGCCAAAATTCTCCAGTGTTACCGCCAGAACACCCAGCAGACCCTCAGCTGCTCTGCTCTGGCCAGCCAGTACATGCGCTGTGTCAATCAGGCCAAACAGAGCATGCTTGAGAAGGGAGGATAAAGTCAACTTTTCGAACAAGCAGAACTCCTCAACGTTAATTCCAGAGgcggaacatttttttttcctagtaagaAAGTAACCCATTTAAGGAGAAGACGATTAAAGAGAAGCACCAAAGAGCAGATCCAGCTGAAGCATATCCCAGTTTGATCAACTGCAGTTTGAAAAGCCAAGGTCTAGATCAGGTATCAGCCAGCAAGGACACACTGCAGTGTTAGTCAACCCTGTTCATGATGATTAAAAGAGAAAGGCAGCCCTCGCCACCTTTCCGACTTTCTATTCAACTCTTTCTTCTCAGGAGCTCCAGGGTTGGGTGAATCTTCATTccagcagagctggggcagggggttgggATGGGGGCTAAGGTTtttggagtggggtggggagagggcaccATACCTCCCCCAGCAGTGCTGGGTCATCTAGGCTCTGGCgtgttggttttctctttttcttttctcccttgacTATATAAGAGttacttcattttaacttattatggtgatcataTAAGTAagacaaaaaggagagaaaaatgtacCTCTTTTACTGGAATAATGTTTATGATTACAAGTGAAATAAGGCATTTTTTATCAACATAAAGGCAACCTTGGCTTATATAACCTCTTCTCTATCATGAATACTGACATCTTTACTGCACTCACtatcaataataaatatattttccgaaggaaaaaaaaaaaagaagatggaagtCAGAACGCGTGGGTCTGACAGCCcgttccttcccccttcttcctctccccactctccctgaGGCAGAACAAGAGGATCCGCCCCTTCccgtgtctctctgtctctgcctgtctgtctctctctctctgtctctgtctgtctgtctctctgtctgtgtctgtctctctctctcagggggCAGGGGGTCCAGCCACACATCCTTTCTCCTCTGCCGGGCTATCAGAGTCACTTTCTAAAACGTCTCGAGTCTCCAGAGCACAGACATCACCACATTCAAGTCCACGGTCGCTAGCACTCAGCACAGAGGTTCGCGTCACTGGCCGCACAGGTGGGGAAAGCGAGCTGTAAGAGACTTCACGAAGCTCCAGGGCGGGTAGCAGGGTGTGCTGGTGACAGAGGGCACCTGTACCACACTCTCTGCTTCAAAGGCCGTGCTCCCGTCTTTTCCGTAAACGCGTGGCCCATCCAGGTCTCGGCTGAGTTCCTGCCTCTGAGAGTAACGGGGAGACCTGCTGGCTGGGGGGCTGCCTAGAAACACTGCTTCTGGGCAGTTGTTGCCTGGGTAGAACTGGACATGGGAGGGAGGCCGGGGGGCAACAGTCCCACCACTTCTCTGTCCAGCAAAGAACAAGAAGttagggagaagggaggagtgagggagggggagaggggccgAGCAGTGTGGGGCAGAGAAGAAACGCCCCTACTCGAAGATACCGcagcctgtctgtctgtctgcccttCCGTGCCCTTTTTTGGAAGAAGGCCCTGCTTTCATTCCCGACCTCTTGCTATCTTGAAGGGAGGAGAGAACAATCTGGGGTCATCACACATCGCACATGGGAGTCCTGTCTCTCGTGTCAGAGCTCACAGGGATGGGACACAGCGGCCAGGTGACCGACTGCTTCCCcgctcccccccctccccccgcaagtGTCGCCAGCCCTGTGGCTGCCGGCCCAGAGCATTTCTGGGAGAAGCACACTGGGAATCAGGAATCCCCAGCTATGGGCCCAGCGGGTctgccttcattcctttttttaaaaaatgcaaatctcaGCTTCCAATTCAACAGCCTCCTTTGGAATTTAAAAGAGTTCTAGGTTGTTTAGAGGTTGAGTGGAATTCCTGAGCCTGTTAACCGGTCACAGTCTACTAGCTCTCATAATTAGCACGAGACCACTGTATTGTGTAAACGCCACTCAGTATTCAACAATGACTAACCGCTCCATTTCAGCCTGTTTACTTAGCAGTGGGGGCTTTCCTCCACTATCGATGTATCTGGGTATTTACCTATTTAacgagagagaagagagtgagcgagcgacACTGAGACAGAAGGTAAGGGCCCAGATCCCCCATTTCTCTACCCTTTCACAACAcctccctggcccagcccccaaATCCCAGCACTGTGGGTGACCGGGTTCCAAGTCTTGCCAGGCTacagagctgtgtgaccttgggattctctgcctggAGCCTCAGGTCCCTAATCTGCAAACAGCGAGGGCTGAATTGGGCAAGGTCGAAGATCACCCACCTGAGacatgcgggggggggggggggNcagggggggggggggggggagaaggtgGAATGTCTCCTTCTGTTAGCGTCACACGTGTTCTTACTGAAAGCCACAGCACGACAGACTCGAAGCAGACTTCGTAAGTGTCCCAGCCTGGAGCAGCAGGCCACATGCTACCTGTCTTTTATCGCAAAGGACAAATGCAAAGAGAAGGATTAAAGATATCTGCAGAGTAACATTTACAGAATGGGCAGCAGGGCTCAGCACAGTAGGGAAGTAAAACTTGTCGACAATATGCGTGTACAGGTTAAATGCGTGTGTATGTGGTAATGCACTATGTTCaccccaattttctttttcagggctaatattacaaatacatttgTTCGCAGACAATATCCAAGGGAGCCGTAGGTCCTGGCTGATGGGGAACCCCCCCCAGGAGAAGGGCTTGCTGACTTCCAAGGGGCGTGGAGAGTGGGAGGGTGCAGAGCTCGGTGGCAGTAGGGGCATGGCGATGCTGGGGGCCCTGTATGGAGATGGGCCACCAGACGGAACTGCCCGTGGGGAGCAGGGCCGAAAGGGAACATTTAAGGTGGATGTTTACCTTGTTTGATGTGAACAAGGTGAACCACCTCCTGCATTTGCCTTAAGAAATCTTCAGTCAAGTACATATTGTGTGTCCTGTGCACGTGGGTATCTGAGTGTGCTGCCTTTTGGGGTATGTAGAAAAGAAGCTG belongs to Ailuropoda melanoleuca isolate Jingjing chromosome 9, ASM200744v2, whole genome shotgun sequence and includes:
- the LOC100466824 gene encoding MICOS complex subunit MIC19, with translation MPPATEKAREAAKDGGDHLLSLEVPLPGLGPEDGSQGSRRARKGCRRVRARVCAWGLKCSCVRARSLRGQKQEPWGGTSSTRRVTFEADENENITVVKGIRLSENVIDRMKETSPSGSRSQRHSVSDEELKRRVAEELALEQARKESENRKRLKQGKELDRERAFANEQLTRAILRERISSEEERAKAKHLAKQLEEKDRVIKKQDAFYKEQLARLEERSSEFYKVTTEQYQKAAEEVESKFKRHEFHPVCADLQAKILQCYRQNTQQTLSCSALASQYMRCVNQAKQSMLEKGG